A window of the Leptospira bourretii genome harbors these coding sequences:
- a CDS encoding MBL fold metallo-hydrolase — translation MFQHLGSIFSVLISLLTLFCQVTSHQVKPYTSDKITESVPLSPQPKHWVELKVVKVADWEASLAGLLDLDDPKAKMAGLKDRLEPISIYFYVIKHPIYGTYLIDSGIGESFSKGEAGAYVSSIVESQMNLKRLKVYETTNVYLSKNKIDLKGVFYTHLHLDHVLGAYELDRSVPFYVGPGEVTTHQFINLFVQGSTNRLLGENPNLLQLDLKKNQIRVLDFFGDQSFFVIAVPGHTPGSLAFFIPTKDGSHLILGDSCHTEWGWKESVVPGAFTTDAKLNRKSLEFLKKLAETNKPKFVYPGHQERILNQK, via the coding sequence CTGACTCTATTTTGTCAGGTAACTTCGCATCAAGTAAAACCCTACACATCTGACAAAATCACTGAAAGTGTTCCTCTTTCTCCACAACCGAAACATTGGGTGGAATTGAAAGTTGTCAAAGTGGCTGATTGGGAAGCTTCTCTTGCTGGACTTTTGGATCTGGATGATCCAAAGGCTAAGATGGCTGGATTAAAGGATCGTTTAGAACCTATTTCTATATACTTTTATGTCATCAAACATCCTATATACGGAACGTATTTGATTGATTCAGGGATAGGAGAAAGCTTCTCTAAGGGTGAGGCAGGAGCTTACGTAAGTTCCATTGTGGAATCTCAGATGAACTTGAAGCGCTTAAAAGTTTACGAAACAACAAATGTGTATCTTTCTAAAAACAAAATTGATCTAAAGGGAGTTTTTTATACTCATTTGCATTTGGATCATGTGTTGGGTGCTTATGAATTGGATCGATCTGTTCCATTTTATGTTGGGCCTGGGGAAGTGACAACGCACCAGTTTATTAATTTATTTGTACAAGGTTCCACGAATCGTTTGTTAGGAGAAAATCCAAACTTGCTTCAACTTGATTTAAAAAAAAATCAAATTAGAGTTTTGGATTTTTTTGGAGACCAAAGTTTTTTTGTCATCGCTGTTCCAGGTCATACCCCTGGTAGTTTGGCTTTTTTTATCCCGACGAAAGATGGTTCTCATTTGATTCTGGGTGATTCTTGTCATACGGAATGGGGTTGGAAAGAATCTGTTGTTCCAGGGGCATTTACCACTGATGCAAAACTCAACCGTAAAAGTTTAGAATTTTTGAAAAAATTGGCAGAGACAAACAAACCAAAGTTTGTGTATCCAGGCCACCAGGAAAGAATTCTTAATCAAAAATAA
- a CDS encoding 7TM diverse intracellular signaling domain-containing protein, translating to MFRLLAGLVFLFIGVSPLLASPSQSRYSTILKSGVGEYPLGFHMEILTLPPNENLTFEEVRKSNRFNESKSLSPNFGFTKNIYWVRFEVQNEANERDWFIHVSYPLLDKIDFYEQKDKTWKQTVTGDSYVFSQRPLEEKSFIFPVKLQTKKSNIYYFRFESEGTVQFPITLYSHERFLKLKEKENLSLGIYYGILFVLVIYNLILLFMLRDLGYLYYLLYISLYGLSQSVLNGLAFQIFWPNSPYWANVSLPFVGGFSLFWGLQFTRSFLNTKKNTPTWDKIIFILMGMMLFLMLSSFIFSYYVNIYLLASLVMSFAVSVFLVAVVCWDKGYKPARYFLIAWVALLFGVGIYSLKGFGILPANIVTEYGLQAGSAIEMCLLSLGLAYKIKLANSEKNKAERRMVTYKAKLQDAKLVSSRLEVELLKNNIHPHFLLNSINATIIWLDEDPETAKQLLTALSDELRAILKLTNRKTISINEEVGICKRYLEIMSLRKESKFEFKTEGVSSKDIIPPIVLLTLVENGVTHGYQGKNSGTFTLKKKKDKNKTKYILFNDGLPTTKSDSLGTGIKYIKSRLQEAFPNKWDFNSKVVMGGWENTITLME from the coding sequence ATGTTTCGACTTTTGGCAGGTTTGGTTTTTCTTTTTATTGGTGTTAGTCCTCTCTTGGCGTCACCTTCACAGTCCCGGTATTCCACTATTTTGAAAAGCGGGGTCGGTGAGTATCCGTTAGGTTTTCATATGGAAATTCTAACACTTCCGCCGAATGAAAATTTAACTTTTGAGGAAGTGCGAAAATCAAATCGTTTTAATGAGAGTAAGTCTCTGTCCCCCAATTTCGGTTTTACAAAAAATATATATTGGGTTCGGTTCGAAGTACAAAATGAAGCAAATGAACGTGATTGGTTCATTCATGTTTCCTATCCTTTGTTGGATAAAATAGATTTTTATGAACAAAAAGATAAAACCTGGAAACAAACGGTAACTGGAGATTCTTATGTATTTTCTCAAAGGCCTTTAGAAGAAAAAAGTTTTATTTTCCCAGTCAAACTCCAAACTAAAAAAAGTAATATATATTATTTTCGGTTCGAAAGTGAAGGGACGGTACAATTTCCCATCACTTTGTATTCGCATGAACGATTTCTAAAACTCAAAGAAAAAGAAAATTTATCTCTTGGGATTTATTATGGAATTTTATTCGTTCTCGTCATTTATAATTTAATCCTTTTGTTTATGTTACGGGATTTAGGGTATTTGTATTACCTTTTGTACATTAGTTTATATGGATTGTCACAATCAGTATTGAATGGTTTGGCGTTTCAGATTTTTTGGCCAAATTCGCCGTATTGGGCAAACGTAAGTTTACCCTTTGTGGGAGGTTTTTCTTTATTTTGGGGTCTTCAATTCACAAGGAGTTTTTTAAATACAAAAAAAAATACTCCTACTTGGGATAAAATTATTTTTATCTTAATGGGGATGATGTTATTTCTAATGTTATCCTCTTTCATCTTTTCCTATTATGTGAATATTTATTTATTAGCATCCTTAGTCATGTCTTTTGCCGTATCGGTTTTTCTTGTAGCTGTTGTTTGCTGGGACAAGGGATACAAACCGGCAAGGTATTTTTTAATCGCGTGGGTGGCACTTCTATTTGGTGTAGGGATCTATTCTCTAAAAGGATTTGGAATATTACCTGCAAACATTGTGACCGAATATGGCTTACAAGCAGGTTCTGCGATCGAGATGTGTTTGTTATCTTTGGGTCTTGCTTATAAAATCAAACTTGCTAATTCCGAAAAGAACAAAGCAGAAAGACGGATGGTCACATACAAGGCCAAATTGCAAGATGCAAAACTTGTTTCTTCTAGGTTAGAGGTGGAATTATTAAAAAACAACATACATCCGCATTTTTTACTAAATTCAATCAATGCGACCATCATTTGGTTGGATGAAGACCCAGAAACGGCAAAACAATTATTAACTGCTTTGTCTGATGAATTGAGAGCCATTTTAAAATTAACTAATCGAAAAACTATTTCCATAAACGAAGAAGTTGGAATATGTAAACGTTACTTAGAAATCATGAGTTTACGGAAAGAATCGAAATTTGAATTCAAAACAGAAGGTGTGAGTTCTAAAGATATAATTCCACCTATTGTTTTATTGACATTAGTGGAAAACGGTGTGACCCACGGTTACCAAGGAAAAAATTCGGGAACGTTTACTCTAAAGAAAAAGAAAGATAAAAACAAAACCAAATACATTTTGTTCAATGATGGTTTACCAACAACAAAATCGGATTCATTAGGAACAGGGATCAAATACATAAAGTCCAGGTTGCAGGAGGCCTTTCCAAATAAGTGGGATTTTAATTCCAAGGTCGTAATGGGAGGTTGGGAAAATACAATCACACTAATGGAATAA
- a CDS encoding LytR/AlgR family response regulator transcription factor, with the protein MRILIVEDETVAARGLERILREVLGSRISSLRIEKTLIGSQCFIQENEIDLLFLDLNLDGDIGFELLKETSAASFLTIITSGNTAEAIQAFEYGVLDFVPKPIHKERITKALGKFQTNNGQTKTKYLGVKQDHSLSLVAIKDILYVQSFDKRVKVYQKNGEMIVHNKSLESLLKVLPTYFSRIHRSFIVNEKHIKTIITSAGGSYHVELKTGTKLKMGREFYKELKSKLSFHWKG; encoded by the coding sequence TTGAGAATTTTAATCGTAGAGGACGAAACTGTAGCGGCAAGAGGATTGGAGCGTATTTTGCGTGAAGTTCTTGGATCTAGGATTTCGTCCTTACGTATTGAAAAAACTCTGATTGGTTCTCAATGTTTCATTCAGGAAAATGAAATTGATCTTTTGTTTTTGGATCTAAATTTGGATGGTGACATCGGTTTTGAATTGCTAAAAGAAACTTCTGCTGCCTCTTTTTTGACGATCATCACTTCGGGAAATACGGCAGAAGCAATCCAAGCTTTTGAGTATGGCGTTCTCGATTTTGTGCCCAAACCAATTCATAAAGAAAGAATTACGAAAGCACTAGGTAAGTTTCAAACTAACAATGGGCAAACAAAAACAAAGTATCTTGGTGTAAAACAAGATCACAGTTTGTCGTTAGTTGCAATTAAGGACATTCTGTATGTACAATCCTTTGACAAACGAGTTAAAGTTTATCAAAAAAATGGAGAGATGATCGTACACAACAAAAGTCTTGAATCTCTATTAAAGGTTTTACCGACATATTTTTCCAGAATCCATAGATCGTTCATTGTGAATGAAAAACATATCAAAACCATTATTACTTCCGCAGGAGGTTCTTACCATGTGGAATTAAAAACTGGAACCAAACTCAAAATGGGTAGAGAGTTTTATAAGGAATTAAAATCCAAGTTATCGTTCCATTGGAAGGGTTAA
- a CDS encoding antibiotic biosynthesis monooxygenase produces MNQILIDRFQLPIESKVAFLERAKINRDFIKSLEGFCEDQVFIREENGMIQFVTIAIWKDKQCLERAKEMVFLEYKKQGFVMPDFLKTNSIKIERGIYERME; encoded by the coding sequence ATGAACCAAATTCTAATCGATCGATTCCAATTGCCTATTGAATCCAAAGTAGCATTTTTAGAAAGAGCCAAAATCAATCGTGATTTTATCAAATCTTTAGAAGGATTTTGTGAAGATCAGGTGTTTATCCGAGAGGAAAACGGGATGATCCAATTTGTGACCATTGCCATCTGGAAAGACAAACAATGTTTAGAGAGAGCAAAGGAAATGGTCTTCTTAGAATACAAAAAACAAGGATTTGTAATGCCAGATTTTTTAAAAACCAACTCGATCAAAATTGAACGAGGTATCTACGAAAGGATGGAATAA
- a CDS encoding helix-turn-helix domain-containing protein, translating into MKIFTYFPTAVLLPFVQKYLIIESKDGNENRILPNPNLVLSFQLRGNLRSFESNSVYDLPRQGIAGLRKTARKILYPENSSALLVILSGIGASVFFGEPISEFSGKTIGLKNLISNRLLETLEEQLFFAKSNEECILLVENFLIQIKKNRRIDPSINTTLQKINLSKGQIKMNDIKQGLPISLDSLEKKFKDTIGTTPKQYANLLRIHTLIRSYSKETNLTNLAQEAGYFDQSHFNKEFKLFTGESPKLFFQQPQNW; encoded by the coding sequence ATGAAGATATTTACCTATTTTCCGACCGCTGTTTTACTTCCCTTTGTGCAAAAATATCTCATCATCGAATCAAAAGATGGGAATGAAAATCGTATCTTACCTAACCCAAACTTAGTTTTATCCTTTCAACTACGAGGGAACCTTCGTTCATTCGAATCAAATTCGGTTTATGATTTGCCTCGGCAAGGGATTGCAGGCCTCAGAAAAACGGCAAGAAAGATCCTCTATCCAGAAAATTCATCTGCCTTGTTAGTCATTCTTTCGGGAATCGGTGCATCAGTTTTTTTCGGAGAACCTATTTCTGAATTTTCTGGAAAAACGATCGGTTTAAAAAATCTCATTTCCAATCGTTTGTTAGAAACTTTGGAAGAACAATTATTTTTTGCAAAGTCAAATGAAGAATGTATTCTGTTAGTTGAAAATTTTTTAATTCAAATCAAAAAAAACAGAAGAATTGATCCAAGTATTAACACAACTCTTCAGAAAATTAATTTGTCAAAAGGACAAATTAAAATGAACGATATCAAACAAGGATTACCCATTAGTCTCGATTCACTTGAAAAAAAATTCAAAGATACAATTGGAACCACTCCAAAACAATATGCGAACCTTCTTCGAATTCACACTCTGATCAGGTCATATTCAAAAGAAACCAATTTGACAAATCTTGCTCAAGAAGCTGGTTATTTTGACCAGTCGCATTTTAATAAAGAATTCAAACTTTTCACAGGAGAATCACCAAAACTTTTTTTCCAACAACCGCAAAATTGGTAA
- a CDS encoding LBF_1199 family protein produces MRWKASEFWKNASPNELLDFFQSVEQGTDLKSLADHMMAEEEFCDLVFEYLWLLRSEEGSRRFLNDENLTPELLMKFIYFGYGKQFLTGNFDSNSYFLQIRSLFDSAQSLRILSLAEEMDRDPTLKIHLLSNLDPQTWEAYFDILEQNNMTMQALLGIFSNLRENEIRKILLNSHTLYYYLRMMMVSGKKKIAEQSPKEKENRIRLESILDSIHIWETFCQQLREQFDFQSEGKLAPNKRNPDRLSLVLRELKKLPSPDRPDVLAYLSGNGAVLDDWEETTILSALANYDRVGKYF; encoded by the coding sequence ATGCGATGGAAAGCATCTGAATTTTGGAAAAATGCATCTCCAAATGAATTATTAGATTTCTTTCAATCTGTAGAACAGGGAACCGACTTAAAATCTTTAGCTGACCATATGATGGCAGAAGAAGAGTTTTGTGATTTGGTTTTCGAATACCTTTGGCTTCTTCGTTCCGAAGAAGGTTCACGACGTTTCTTAAATGACGAAAACCTAACACCAGAACTTCTAATGAAGTTTATTTATTTTGGATATGGAAAACAATTTTTAACCGGAAATTTTGATTCCAATTCTTACTTTTTACAAATTAGATCTCTTTTTGATTCTGCACAAAGTTTGCGAATTTTATCTCTTGCAGAGGAAATGGACCGAGATCCAACTCTAAAAATTCATCTATTGTCAAATTTAGATCCACAAACATGGGAAGCTTATTTTGATATATTAGAACAAAATAATATGACAATGCAAGCCTTGCTTGGTATTTTTTCTAATCTTAGAGAAAATGAAATTAGAAAAATACTTTTGAATAGTCATACACTGTATTATTACTTAAGAATGATGATGGTATCTGGCAAAAAAAAAATAGCTGAACAATCTCCTAAAGAAAAAGAAAATCGAATTCGATTGGAGTCGATTTTGGATTCCATACATATTTGGGAAACATTTTGCCAACAATTGCGTGAACAATTTGATTTTCAATCAGAAGGGAAACTTGCACCGAATAAAAGGAATCCCGATCGTTTATCTCTTGTTCTGCGAGAATTAAAAAAACTCCCTTCTCCGGACCGTCCGGATGTTTTGGCTTACTTGAGTGGAAATGGGGCTGTTCTTGATGATTGGGAGGAAACGACTATCCTTTCGGCACTTGCAAACTATGATCGGGTGGGAAAATACTTTTAA
- a CDS encoding LBF_1199 family protein: MEVLVYDFWKKSSPQHAKESFEFLLTTPNLHEYLEILFEVDELVEYFCSYCWILREEDVLKELINHSAMPVNLICKAVYYGFGKYIKTGNITPDYYFSIWAKIISSEKSLELLLNEPMVEKDVTFQLNLLSNLNAKQWEEYFESSIAESGDQNTDSFLRIFEKIDSIHCKRLLYRNPNLYQYLRMLVVFDKKESVPGFLFQLENNLKTIHRWEEYANAKLREFSPKEEREKTPSRRNVNRLTDILRDGLFIADVSDRLDFIEYLMIREVIVDEQEMDIICQFVGLSDSNGKIETKFSSILSCPVNYPQSNVLDVAEVYNSKVNPTLI; the protein is encoded by the coding sequence ATGGAAGTTTTGGTTTATGATTTTTGGAAAAAGAGCTCACCCCAACATGCTAAGGAATCGTTTGAATTTCTTTTAACGACACCAAATCTTCATGAATATTTAGAAATCCTTTTTGAAGTAGATGAACTCGTAGAGTATTTTTGTAGTTATTGTTGGATTCTCCGGGAAGAAGACGTTTTAAAGGAGTTAATCAACCATTCCGCCATGCCTGTCAATTTGATTTGTAAGGCTGTGTATTATGGATTTGGAAAATACATTAAAACGGGAAATATCACTCCTGATTATTATTTTTCTATTTGGGCAAAAATCATTAGTTCAGAGAAAAGTTTAGAATTGTTGCTGAATGAACCTATGGTTGAAAAGGACGTAACATTTCAATTGAACTTACTCAGTAACCTAAATGCTAAACAATGGGAAGAGTATTTTGAATCTTCAATCGCAGAGTCTGGAGATCAAAATACAGACTCATTTCTTCGTATTTTTGAAAAAATTGATTCCATTCATTGCAAACGTCTTTTGTATCGTAATCCAAATTTATACCAATACTTGCGGATGTTAGTTGTTTTTGATAAAAAGGAATCAGTTCCTGGATTTTTGTTTCAATTAGAAAATAATCTCAAAACAATTCATAGGTGGGAAGAGTATGCCAATGCGAAGTTACGAGAATTCTCTCCGAAAGAAGAAAGAGAAAAAACTCCAAGTCGAAGAAATGTCAATCGATTGACGGACATACTCAGAGACGGACTATTTATCGCTGATGTTTCGGATCGACTCGATTTTATTGAATATTTAATGATACGAGAAGTGATAGTTGATGAACAAGAAATGGATATCATCTGTCAATTTGTTGGATTGTCTGATTCAAATGGAAAAATCGAAACTAAATTTTCCTCTATCCTTTCTTGTCCTGTCAATTATCCGCAATCAAATGTATTGGATGTTGCGGAAGTTTACAACTCCAAAGTGAACCCAACATTGATCTGA
- a CDS encoding TonB-dependent receptor family protein yields the protein MNFYQLRTILFLYLIFTWNFAIFSQNNTEEQESKPQKNEGIHVIGNKKEDLKKIPGSAYIIDKKYLEEASPTDPMEALRRSPGASVRFQDAAGLTPNIGFRGVSNEESRKTLILEDGILTSLSPYGQPESYYSPSIERMERIEIIKGSGSILFGPNTIGGIVNFVTKRPPVESTFYTKNVGGENGYLSTYNSYGKSFGSSAFEVSLLRKQGNGFRNYQNFDVTEGNVKWIQDWNENHSTTIKLGYHVQNAQSTYLGLSQGLFRMDPKINPAEYDEKQLNRGQSVISHNWKLSDEHTLIIRGYFSQAERNWVRQDFLSGKSATGGYLNAPLDTLRTYSPGIIGNRPGDTIYMRESYISRDQSFMVGGVETKLESKFSTFGLKHETDLGVRVHGENNLTQTNVKKTDDPLGYLSKAIIQEESLLTNLAQPSLPNFNLNRQERKIEAFSTYFQDRIQISENWKLIPGVRYEEVRQKAITTRRQATQEDYRLGAVLPNDVSVNRRSSSESRTHIILPGLGITYDITKKFIWFSGAHKGFSPPTFGTSFSPQGNDYRLKPETSTNYETGIRGDITSYLYTELVGYKMYFRDQIINVNEVGGENGIRPANTGYSTHTGGESVIVWDPAKMQKSEWRVPIEFIYSRIEAKSRSFNPFPVSQTSDGKETIEILPAYTTNNYQYIPTDTTGNYLPYVPKETITTAVSVSSPQGYYGRLEYQYIGKQYSDLLNTKDESEDGNKGVIPKVELWNTSLGYRSPDKWSVFINAKNIQDKQYVSGRLPTGIQPGPFRQINVGFTLEL from the coding sequence ATGAATTTTTATCAATTACGCACAATTTTATTTTTATATCTGATCTTCACTTGGAACTTTGCCATTTTTTCTCAAAACAATACGGAAGAGCAAGAATCAAAACCTCAAAAAAATGAGGGGATTCATGTCATTGGTAACAAAAAAGAAGACTTAAAAAAAATTCCAGGTTCCGCCTACATCATTGATAAAAAGTATTTAGAAGAGGCCTCACCCACTGATCCCATGGAGGCTTTACGAAGATCTCCAGGTGCCAGTGTTCGTTTCCAAGATGCGGCTGGACTCACACCAAATATTGGTTTTCGAGGTGTGAGCAATGAAGAATCCAGAAAAACTTTAATTTTAGAAGATGGAATCCTTACCTCACTCTCACCTTATGGTCAACCAGAAAGTTATTACTCTCCATCCATCGAAAGAATGGAACGAATTGAAATCATCAAAGGTTCAGGTTCCATTTTATTTGGACCAAACACAATCGGTGGGATCGTAAACTTTGTCACCAAACGTCCGCCAGTCGAATCAACTTTTTATACAAAAAATGTGGGTGGAGAAAACGGATACCTATCCACTTACAATTCTTATGGAAAAAGTTTTGGATCCAGTGCATTCGAAGTATCTTTACTTAGAAAACAAGGAAATGGATTTCGTAATTACCAAAATTTTGATGTGACTGAAGGTAACGTAAAATGGATTCAAGATTGGAACGAAAATCATAGTACGACGATTAAGTTAGGATATCATGTCCAAAATGCACAGTCAACTTATCTAGGTCTTTCACAAGGGCTCTTCCGGATGGATCCTAAAATCAATCCAGCCGAATATGATGAAAAACAATTAAACCGAGGCCAATCAGTTATTTCCCACAATTGGAAATTATCTGATGAACATACACTCATTATACGGGGATACTTTTCGCAAGCAGAACGAAACTGGGTCAGACAAGATTTTTTATCTGGGAAATCTGCAACAGGTGGTTATCTAAATGCTCCACTAGATACACTTCGCACGTATTCTCCTGGGATCATCGGGAATCGACCAGGTGATACAATTTATATGCGTGAATCGTATATTAGCCGAGATCAATCTTTTATGGTGGGAGGGGTGGAAACAAAACTAGAATCTAAGTTTTCTACGTTCGGACTCAAACATGAAACAGACCTTGGTGTTAGAGTCCATGGTGAAAATAATTTAACTCAAACCAATGTAAAAAAAACCGACGATCCTTTAGGTTATCTTTCTAAAGCAATCATCCAAGAAGAATCTCTTTTAACAAATTTGGCACAACCTTCTTTACCAAACTTCAATCTCAATCGACAAGAAAGGAAGATAGAAGCTTTTTCTACTTACTTTCAAGACAGAATCCAAATCTCAGAAAACTGGAAACTCATTCCAGGTGTACGTTATGAAGAAGTGAGACAAAAAGCCATTACGACAAGAAGACAAGCGACCCAAGAAGATTACAGACTTGGAGCCGTTTTGCCAAATGATGTTTCCGTGAATCGTAGAAGTTCCAGCGAATCAAGGACTCATATCATCCTACCTGGGCTTGGGATTACCTATGATATTACAAAAAAGTTTATTTGGTTTTCAGGTGCTCACAAAGGATTTTCACCTCCTACGTTTGGAACCTCCTTTAGTCCCCAAGGAAACGATTATCGCCTAAAACCAGAAACATCTACAAATTATGAAACTGGAATCAGAGGAGATATCACTTCCTATCTTTATACAGAACTTGTTGGATATAAGATGTATTTTCGCGACCAAATCATTAACGTAAATGAAGTTGGCGGTGAAAACGGAATAAGACCAGCAAACACTGGTTACTCAACACACACTGGAGGGGAATCTGTCATTGTCTGGGATCCGGCAAAAATGCAAAAGTCAGAATGGAGAGTTCCTATCGAGTTTATTTATTCTCGTATTGAAGCAAAGTCGAGAAGTTTCAATCCATTCCCAGTTTCCCAAACAAGCGACGGAAAGGAGACAATTGAAATTTTGCCTGCTTATACCACCAACAACTACCAGTACATTCCAACAGACACAACGGGAAATTATTTGCCTTATGTGCCAAAAGAGACAATCACTACTGCTGTTAGTGTTTCTTCTCCCCAAGGATATTATGGTCGATTGGAATACCAATACATTGGGAAACAATATTCCGATTTACTCAACACCAAGGATGAATCAGAAGATGGCAATAAAGGAGTCATACCCAAGGTAGAATTATGGAATACTAGTTTAGGGTATCGATCCCCAGATAAATGGTCTGTGTTTATCAATGCAAAAAACATTCAGGACAAACAATATGTATCGGGACGTTTACCAACAGGAATTCAACCAGGACCCTTCCGTCAGATCAATGTTGGGTTCACTTTGGAGTTGTAA
- a CDS encoding HTTM domain-containing protein, giving the protein MTVTKYLSKPVPSLSLHFFRIGYGFATTILIIRYFYFGWIHSYFIKPTFFFKHFGWEWIHPLPPIFTYLLFVILLFSALGIFLGYFLRFNLFVFTIGFTWFHFSDATIYLNHYYLISLLGFLLWLSPVTKSNLPILQWKEWIPNVDPIPKLWLYTFRIQMGLVYFFGGVAKLQPDWLFEALPLKLWLYQSEGKLPIIDPILGLPVTAFVFSWIGLLFDLSIPFLLCTKRFRFYAWLVVLFFHSFTSFLFPIGIFPIVMSLSSLIFFEPNWPKTFLTKFLKLNIENDISKSSVIPQKRETQFGFKEYLLITYLTLQITIPFRHIFYPGQVIWTEEAIKFSWQVMVADKVGRVVFFVQNKPIDPKEELTEYQYRMMTIQPEHILQYAKHLQKKGMELTGAKDVPVYVQSDVSINGKPARPLFPPNEDLTKINVNFFPLKGLLR; this is encoded by the coding sequence ATGACGGTGACTAAATATTTATCCAAACCTGTTCCTTCATTATCCCTCCATTTTTTTCGCATTGGGTATGGTTTTGCAACGACCATCTTAATCATTCGATATTTTTATTTTGGATGGATTCATTCTTATTTTATTAAACCAACATTTTTTTTTAAACACTTTGGTTGGGAATGGATCCACCCACTACCGCCCATATTTACTTATCTATTGTTTGTCATTTTACTTTTTTCTGCCCTTGGGATTTTCTTGGGGTACTTTTTAAGATTCAATCTGTTCGTTTTTACGATTGGTTTCACTTGGTTTCATTTTTCAGATGCAACAATCTACTTAAATCATTATTATTTAATATCCTTACTTGGCTTTTTACTTTGGTTATCTCCTGTTACCAAATCCAATCTACCTATCCTTCAATGGAAAGAATGGATACCAAATGTAGATCCGATACCTAAATTGTGGTTATATACTTTTCGAATTCAAATGGGGCTTGTTTATTTTTTTGGAGGAGTTGCCAAACTCCAACCAGATTGGCTGTTTGAAGCTCTGCCTTTAAAATTATGGTTGTACCAATCGGAAGGAAAATTGCCAATCATTGATCCCATCCTTGGACTCCCGGTCACTGCATTTGTTTTTTCTTGGATTGGATTACTATTTGATTTATCAATCCCCTTCCTTTTGTGTACAAAACGATTTCGTTTTTATGCATGGCTTGTTGTATTATTTTTCCACTCCTTCACATCGTTTCTGTTTCCCATTGGAATCTTTCCCATTGTGATGAGTCTTTCTTCTCTGATATTTTTTGAACCAAATTGGCCTAAAACATTTCTAACAAAATTTCTGAAGCTGAATATAGAAAACGATATTTCTAAATCTTCCGTAATACCCCAAAAAAGAGAAACACAATTTGGATTTAAAGAATATCTGCTCATCACCTATCTCACATTACAGATTACAATTCCTTTCCGACATATTTTTTACCCTGGACAAGTCATTTGGACAGAGGAAGCAATCAAATTTTCATGGCAAGTGATGGTAGCAGACAAAGTTGGCCGAGTCGTCTTTTTTGTTCAGAACAAACCAATCGATCCCAAAGAAGAACTAACCGAATACCAATACAGAATGATGACCATCCAACCAGAACATATCTTGCAGTATGCCAAACATTTGCAAAAAAAAGGGATGGAACTCACCGGTGCCAAAGACGTACCAGTGTATGTTCAATCGGATGTATCAATCAATGGGAAACCGGCTAGGCCGCTTTTTCCACCTAACGAAGATTTAACAAAAATCAATGTAAATTTTTTCCCTTTAAAAGGACTCCTTCGATGA